A genomic window from Melospiza melodia melodia isolate bMelMel2 unplaced genomic scaffold, bMelMel2.pri scaffold_51, whole genome shotgun sequence includes:
- the LOC134413775 gene encoding LOW QUALITY PROTEIN: serine/threonine-protein kinase pim-1-like (The sequence of the model RefSeq protein was modified relative to this genomic sequence to represent the inferred CDS: deleted 2 bases in 2 codons), which yields MNARPGDFQEHLEATAKDKSLTLAGLDMDFLVAIKQVSRERISQWTWLGALVPLELALLWKVSRPGFRGIVQLLDWFEVPEGFALLMEGPQLCQDLWYFLHEWRFLTEPVVEGLFCQVLEAVRRCSSRGVLHHHIKAENTLVHVATGKAEIIDFGCGMILQDTFYTRMSGTPEYSPPEWILFDCYHGQPATIWSLGILLYELVCGHLPFHRNEDIVRDQLFFLARVSQECQHLIRWCLCVDPTDRPSLEDLFEHSWLQELCLAQKTAEMHPVHSRIQEPSK from the exons ATGAATGCCAG GCCTGGTGAtttccaggagcacctggaagctacTGCCAAGGACAAAAGTCTCACTCTTGCTGGTTTGGACATGGATTTTTTG GTGGCCATCAAGCAAGTGTCCCGGGAGCGCATCTCGCAGTGGACGTGGCTG GGCGCCCTTGTGCCCCTGGAGCTGGCGCTGCTGTGGAAGGTGTCGCGGCCTGGCTTCCGCGGCATCGTGCAGCTCCTGGACTGGTTTGAGGTGCCCGAGGGCTTCGCACTGCTCATGGAGGGTCCGCAGCTCTGTCAGGACCTCTGGTACTTCCTGCACGAGTGGCGGTTCCTGACGGAGCCCGTGGTG GAGGGGCTGTtctgccaggtgctggaggccgtgcggcgctGCAGCAGCCGTGGTGTCCTGCACCACCACATCAAGGCTGAGAACACCCTTGTCCACGTGGCCACGGGCAAGGCAGAGATCATCGACTTTGGGTGCGGCATGATCCTCCAGGACACGTTCTACACCCGGATGTCAG GAACACCGGAGTACAGCCCACCGGAGTGGATCCTCTTTGACTGCTACCATGGCCAGCCAgccaccatctggtccctgggcatcctgctctaTGAGCTGGTCTGCGGGCACCTTCCATTCCACAGAAACGAGGACATTGTCCGGGACCAGCTCTTCTTCCTGGCACGGGTGTCTCAAG AGTGCCAGCACctcatcaggtggtgtttatgtGTGGACCCCACAGACAGGCCATCACTGGAGGACCTTTTTGAGCATTcttggctgcaggagctgtgcctggcccaGAAGACAGCAGAAATGCATCCC GTGCACAGTAGGATCCAGGAGCCCAGCAAGTAG